Part of the Spinacia oleracea cultivar Varoflay chromosome 5, BTI_SOV_V1, whole genome shotgun sequence genome, TGAGCTTCATTCCACAACAAATACCAATTCAATaagctttttttttattaattaataaacatTACTCTCATCTGATATGATACGATATCACTGAGTAAGACTCTATTCTCCTCACTTTTTTTTTCACTACTTTAAATTAAGATATTAATCCTAAGATAAATGTTAATTTATAcattaagataaaataagataaatgttattccctccgtctctttttgttttttacgttttgtatttttcacgcgttttaacgaataattaatttgtattGAAATCCCTcaacttttttatttaaacgagacaaattacgtttatttataatgttttcacttttatcaaaattctgatattgggaaatgagaaaaaaattaatgtcccaatggaaaagtgggagagattaaatgacccaatgaatttgattggttaaaataataattggacacaaattttgatagaatactaagttatttatgtgataatataaaagtaaatgtaaagaacattttaaaatacccaaaaaggaaaacgtaaaaaacaaaaagcgacgaagggagtaattaataatttcagataagataatataaatgaaattaTTACAAGGGACATTATGGTCACAACTCACATATAGTAGATGAAACGTTGGCCTGTTAGGCACGATAAGGGTGATATTGCACGGTATATGGAGTGAATACGATCGTCTTATTGCATACTTTAATTAATGCCAATATGAAAATTAACATTTATTAGGCTAATCCGATTGTACAAGTGATTCAATTTTAGCTTGAGATGCCATCCTTGAGCAATAATCTTTGTATTGGTAATAAGAATAAGTGTGAATAAGTGTTTAGCAAGTCTATTAGCTAACTTATTCCTCTACCTTCAATCCTTCATGCATGCCAAATATTTTGTTTAAATAATCCAAGTCAATAAGTACTACTCTATTGCCTCCTTAAAACTTAATTGTGCCCCCTACCACATAGTATAAAGACCCAAAAATTAACCTCAAAGATGGAGCAGCTACTTTGTCAAATGTAAGCAAGTTAAATTAAAGGAGGTGATTTTTCTAAATTAAAACATACTGCCTCCTCcgtttcaaaacgatctttataaTTTCCGTTTTAGTGCGTTTCTTAATGTCTTTTACActttattttattctatttttggacttgaaaatttatcaccttacccttcttacccccacaatatttttaattctccagtcactttattcatttttttcttacacccacccacCTCTTTACATATTTCTTTTAAttaatccatattttattatatccaACCAAATGTTTTACTTTTGCCTTATTATGTGTGTAAATAGAAAATTGTAAAGATCTTTATAAAACGAAGATAGTACCCGTATCGTATTCTTTCAAGTTTAGGaggatttaattaataaaatatgcaACCATTCTCAACGCAcaataaatataaaaacaatgcCAATTTCATTTGATGATAGAAACCCTTATGTTATGGATGGTTGGGCTCACTGGGTTTTCACTTAAACACTTACGGCGGCCTACTAGGCTACTGTATTACTATGTCCTAATCACAAAAATGTCATTAAAAAATTGCAAGTTTCAGAATGAAATCGTAACAATTAAGCACGAAATTAATTGGCTGACACCCTATTTCTTGATCAATTACTCAACCAATTTCAATTATTACGATTATATGAAACTAAACTACATGTAGCCTTTTCCAACTATAAAACTCAActtcttaaaattttaaagaagaaataaatgcaaatgATGAAATGATAACGCTTTTCTTATTAATTTTTCCCCTTTCCTTTTGGTGCAATAAATGCAAATGGAAATAGTTAAACAATAAGCTTGCTTAAGTATCAAAATAAAGTGTAAAATAATTGTACTCCACATAACCGTTAGTTTTGAGTTGGTTTTCCAACCATAGGAGGTAGGAAGTGGCACCCAAATGGTACATGAATTATCGGACTTAAGAGTCATCATCGGATGTCTCCTAAAGTCTTTTATCTATAGTTCTATACTGAACTTTTAATTTGCTACTATTCATTTTTATGTCCTAATTACGACACCTAAACtagtataaataaaaagaaaatcgaTCCATATTTGATACTTTGTACTCCTTTTTAAGTGAATCTTAACTAGAACTGACAAAGCCGACCATATCGAATTACCCGACCCGAATTTGACCCGACCCAAACTAACCCCACCCAAACTAACAATGTGTCTGAGCTACTCTAATTTTTTCTAGCTTATGGTCTGATCTGGTCCGAATTTTTCTATTCTTATATGGTTTGGTATGGTCTGATTTTGGTAAATATAAGCAATAAGCAATAAAATTAAGTTAAAGAGAACATAGCCCAAGTGACTAAGTCTGTTCAAACCCTTTCCAAACGACTAGACGCCAACCATAGGAGATAGAAAGTGGCACACAAATTGTATATGAATGGCTGGACATAAAATTCAGATTAGAGCTGATCATCATGGGCCCGGCTCGACCCGACCCAAAAattagcgggttttgggcagcCTATTCCGGCCCGGCCcgaacttttttaaaaaaattcgggTTTTGGGCAACGCAAAACAACATTTGTAGTTATAAAgttggcccggcccgaaaatggCCCGAAAAGCCCGCTATTTTTTGCCCGAAATAGTGGGTTTTGGGCACACATAATTGGCCCGGACCTTAGCCCGGCCCGACACAATGGGCAGTTTTTTATTCTCTCGGCCCAGCCCgacttttgatcaggtctaattcAGATCATGGGATATTTATATCTCCTCACGTCTTTCAACTATACTCAACCCTTCATTTCTCCTTTTCAGTTTTCATGCCCCGATTACAACACCATAAACTAGTAGAAATAAGAAAGAAAATCGATTTATATTCGATTGTTGGTATTTCCCGTTTCAGTACGTGAATTTTAACCAGATCTGACAAATGTCGACCATGTCTAATTCCCGACCCAAATTGACCGGACCCGGACCAACCCGACTAACAATGTGTCAAACAATGATTTTTTTGTTTCCCATAATAATGCTTTGTTATCTCCATCTAGGCTGATCTAATATTTCTAGTTTTTAGTCTGATTTGGTATGTTCTAACCTGATATTTTCTTAAATGTTCTGATATGGTATGATTTTAACAAAAATGAATAATACACAACAAAATTAAAGTAAAGAGAACATAGCCCAAGTGGCTAAGTCAATCCGAATCGAATCCAAACGACAAAATTGTCACCTCTAAACATAACAATTGTATAAAACCGGAAAAAAGAACCGGAGCGGATCCGTTCCTGAACCAATGGATCAAAATCCTAGTTAAGAGAAATGGCGAAGGATAGTGAGAAGGGAACACGTGCAGCTTCCATGATACTCCTCTCCGCTTTTCTCTTTTGATGGTTAGCTTCCATGCATGGATTTCTCCTCCCCACCAAATATAGCACTACTTATTTAGTACTCACTACAACTACAAACTAGCTTCATTTCTTGCTCAGCAACTAACACCCACACACACACTATTTACTAAATCTACCCTCTCTTTTTTCTCActcttttttcaatttttcattgttttttttttttttctctaatTTCAACTACCCAATAGCTAATTAGTGAGAGAAACTTCAAAATCTAGAGAGAgacaaaaaggaaaataaattaaacaaaaatgttttaaatttattttattttatttttatttccttaCTCAAAAAAGCTCCTCTTTTTTTGCATCAGTAGTTCAGATCTTAACCTCGCTCAAAAACAGCAACTTCCCTCTCCTACTTTCACCTCCTCCTCTTCCTAACTTCAACAAACATCAAATTCCAATCTTTTTTTAGCTCAAATTTCCATCAAAATTTGCTacttttttttatcatttttgtTGTTTGATAAAATGGAACAGCAGAAAAGGAAGCATGTATGCAAGTTTTGCAAGAAGAGTTTCCCATGTGGAAGATCACTAGGAGGTCATATAAGGTCTCATTTGCCAAAACCAGGGTATGAGCTTAGGGAGAATCCTAAGAAGACATGGAGATCAGTAGCTGCTGCTGATGATCATGAACATGATCATGATCAAGAAGATTATCATCACAATACAATCATCAACTCTTCCTTCTCTTCATCCTCAGCCGAGACCgagaacccgaacccgaaaccAAGACAGATGAATCAGAATCATGGTAAAAGATCAAGGAACAATAATTCTCAGTCATCTGTTTCTGAGGTAGTTGAGGCAGAACAACACCATGAACAAGGAGAGGAGGTGGTTGTTGCAATGTGTTTGATCATGCTATCTCGCGATGTTGGGTCCTGGGGAGGTGCTTCGTACTCTTtcgccgccgccgccgccgccgccgaGACTTCTGCCGTTGCTGATTCTAACACCAGCAAGAGTAGTAAGAGtaggaagaggagagagaaagttcagGGGAATGGCTCTGTTTCTGCTGCTGATAAAAAACATGAATCTGTACCATCTGGGTGTCTGCAGAAACAGTTAAAAATGAAAGGGATAGACGTTACAGTCAATGGGTTTGGGTCAAATGATGAGAAAAACAAgtctaaaatcataaaaatggaATCTGCAGCTTCTGGGTTTTTCAAAGATGGTGTGAAAATAAAGGAATTCGAAAAAGTTTCAGAAAATGGGATTTCTTCACATGATCAAAACAAGCAGACTCCTGAGAGTAAGAGGAAGTTTATTGATCAATCTGCAGCTTCTGGGAATGGTAAAAAAGCGTCAAAAACGTTGGAATTCGAGGTTTCGGAAAATGGGATCTCTTCCTATGATCAAAAGAGCAGTGATCTTGATGTATTTGATTCAGAATTCTACAGCAGTATGAGTAAAAG contains:
- the LOC110789850 gene encoding uncharacterized protein; translated protein: MEQQKRKHVCKFCKKSFPCGRSLGGHIRSHLPKPGYELRENPKKTWRSVAAADDHEHDHDQEDYHHNTIINSSFSSSSAETENPNPKPRQMNQNHGKRSRNNNSQSSVSEVVEAEQHHEQGEEVVVAMCLIMLSRDVGSWGGASYSFAAAAAAAETSAVADSNTSKSSKSRKRREKVQGNGSVSAADKKHESVPSGCLQKQLKMKGIDVTVNGFGSNDEKNKSKIIKMESAASGFFKDGVKIKEFEKVSENGISSHDQNKQTPESKRKFIDQSAASGNGKKASKTLEFEVSENGISSYDQKSSDLDVFDSEFYSSMSKRSKFECTTCNKVFHSYQALGGHRASHKKNGGGIKCSPPPLLKLEAEADIGGDTPRKQPQPPLVEKTPVAAPLLQRTSINTLQQPVGQRGSNPLKGYRSVHFSCSQQMRLLQRTK